The genomic interval CATACGCAGTAGAGGAGGACAAGTTGGCCGAGCAACCGCCGCGCGTGGCCCGCCTGCTATGGGACGGCAATCAGTGGTCCGGCCGCGGGCCGCGACCGGCGCTCAGTCTCGAGCGCATCGTCGCCGAGGCCATCGTCATCGCCGACGAGGAGGGCATCGGCGCGGTGTCGATGCAGCGCGTGGCCAGGCAACTCGGTGCGGCCACCATGTCGCTGTACCGGTACGTGCCGAGCAAGGACGAACTGGTCGCGCTGATGTTCGATACGACCATGTCCGACCCGCCGGACCTGTCCCGGCACGGGTGGCGCGCGGCGCTGGAGCAATGGTCGCGGGAGAGCCGGCAGCTGTATCTGCGACATCCGTGGATGCTCGCCATCGGCGCGAACAATCGCTGGATGGGACCCAACGAGGCCGCGTGGGGTGAGGCCGCGATCGGTGCGGTGACCGCGGCCGGGTTGCCGCCGGACACCGTCGCCGACATCATCTTCTCCGTCAACGCGTTCGTCGGCGGCATCGTCCGGCTGGAGATCGACCCGACCCTCGGGCGCGACCAGACCGGGCATGTCGGCCCCGCCCTCGATCCCGCGATGATCGAGAACTACGGCCGCCCGGAGCGATTCCCGGCCCTGCTGGCCATGCTGTCCGCCGACCCCGGTGACGACTACGGCACTCGCGACCTCGCCGCGTCCGTCTTCGAATTCGGCCTCGGCAAACTACTCGACGGCATCGCCGCCCACCTCGACTCCTGACCGAGAGCGCCAGGCCCGCAACGCCTCTGCCTCGAGTACATCCCCGTGGCCCACGCAGACGGTGTCGACATCCAGCTCCGTGAGGCGGTGGGCGGCGGCCGCGACGGCGTCACTGTCGAGATTGAACACTCCCGGCATGGTGGCGCCCCGGAGGTTGGCGAGAGTGTCGCCGGTGAACAGCACGCGGTGGCTCGGCAGGTGCAGGGCGATGCTGCCCGCCGTGTGCCCGGGGACGGCGAGAACTGTTGCGCCGCCGCCGAAGTCGAGTGACTCACCGGCGTGCAGTTCGCGGTGCACCGGAGCCGGACGCGGTGGGATGCCCGGCGGCAGCGCCGCCGCGATCGGGCGTTCCCAGTCGCGCAGCACCGGAGCGGGCTGCGGGCGCTCGCCCCGCACGATGGCGGCATCGGCGTGATGAGCCCAGATCTCGGCGCCCCATTCGGCCAGGTCGGCGGCCGAGCCGAGATGGTCGTCGTGGGCGTGGGTGAGGATCACTCGCCGCACCTGGCGGGGCGCGAAACCCAGTGCGCGCAGGCCGTTCTCGATCGCACCGGCGGCGCCGGGCAGGCCACTGTCGATCAGCGTCACCGCCCCGTCGTCGTTCCAGACGTACACATTGAGGTCGTTGACCTCGGAAAACCGCAGGGCGTTCAGCTGCGGCAGCACGGATACGATCTCCACACCGCGAACCTACCGACAACCGGCCCGGCCACCCGGGAAATCTGCTCTGAGCAGAGAACGGGCGCCGCGCGACGCGGCGGCGCCCGCACGGATCATGCTCTGTCGCGCAACGGCGTTCGCCCACCGGCCAATTCGGCCGTGAACGACTGGGTGTGCCGGTAGCTGCGGGCCACCAGCGCGGAGCGCAGATACCACAACCCGCTGGCCTGGGTGGGGTCGCACCCGGTGAGGGTGGCGATGCGTTTGAGCCGGTAGTCGACCGTATTGGTGTGGATGTGCAGGGCATGGGCGGTGCGCTGGCGGTTCAGGTTGTTGCTGATGTGCCGTTGCAGGGTGTCGAGCAGTTCCGGATGCGGGTCGAGCGGGTCGAGCAGGGTGCCCAGGTGCTCGCGGCCGGGACCGGGCCGGGTGAGCTGATACTCGAGCGCCAGGTCGTCGAACCGGTAGAGGCCGCGTACGAGCCGGAGCCGGTGCACCATGTCGAGCAGTTGGTGGGCGCGGTCGGCCGCGGCCGGGATGTCGTGGGTGTCGGAGGTGACGACGGTCGCGGTGATCGCCACCTGCGCCGCCTGTGACAACGTATCGACCAGCTGATCGAGATCGATCTCCCGGGTGGCCGGAATGAGCAGCGTGCCGCCGTCGACGCTCAGCAGCGACAGCGGGGCGTCGCCGTTGAGACTGGTGGCCAGCGCGGCCTGGATGCGGCGCAGCTTGCGGCGCGCGACCACCGCGCCGTCCAGCATCGGATTGTTCTCCTCCGGATGCGGCGGCACCGCCAAGGCCAGCACGTGGTACTGCTCGGCGATCTCGATGCCGGATTCGCGGGCCATGGTGGAGGTCGGCCGGCCGCCCAGCAGCGCCGAGGTCAGCGTGTGCACCGCGGTGTGGTGTTCGCTGACCACCGAACGCAGTTCGCGCACATAGGCTTTCGATACCGCGGTGGTCATGGTGTCGAGCATGTCCACCACCATCTTGGCGGCGCCGACCAGATTGTCGTAGTCGTCGCGCCGCAGTGCCAGCATCTGCTCGTCGCCGTCGATCGTGCGCCGATAACTGTTGGTGGCGCTGGTGATCACCAGGTCGAGTCCGAGGCGGAAACCCTCGTGGATGGCGTGGTGGATGGTGTCGATCGGCACGCCTTCGCGCGCCCACTGCGCGGCGGTGTCCTCCAGTTTCCGGGTCTTCTCCGGCACGTCGGCGCCGTCGAGCATACTGACCGCCAGCTCGAGACACAGCCGGGTGATGGAGGTGACGTCACCGTGGATCGCGTCGCCGGGCAGGGTTCGGCACGGTGCGACGGTCTCCACGAAGTGCCCCACCATCTGACGCGACAGGGCCCGCACGTCCTTCAACGGCGTGGAGAACGGCGTCCCGGAATACGTCAGACCGGGACTGTTGGACATGTCGGCTTTCATCGGCGACCTTCCTTCCACCTTTGGTAAGACGAGGTGGGTATCACCCGCTTGTTGCTCTGCCACAAACGGTAAGCCGAGCTTCAACTCACCTTCTACTCCTCTTTGAAGATTGTTCGGCAGTCGCGAAAACGCCGATTCATCAGGCGAAACAGTGCGCGGCGGCGGGGGTTGCGGAGCGTTCTGCGCGCGGATAGTTGGCCACAAGCTCACTTTTGGCGAGTCGTTCCGTACGCTGCGGTACGTTCGTGCCCGTCCGCAGCTCAGGCGGCCCGGGCGTTGATTTCCGCCTGGGCCATCGCGGCGATCATCCGCGCCGTCATCGCGATGGCCTCCTTGCGCTGCTGGGCGTCGATGTCCAGCGCCGAAACCCGCAGCACCGCGGCGAAACCCGTGTTGATCAGCACGAACGTCATGACGTCGTACTCGTGGTCGTCGCCCGGTCCGAGCATCTGGATGACCAGCACCTTGACCAGCAGGCGCAGCCGCGGCTCGAATTCGGGGATGCCGCTGCTGTAGAACTGCACACCGGCCACCAGGGCTCGCACCAGCTGCGCGTTGTCTACCAGCTCGTCGCTGATGACCTCGAGGATGCCGGTGATCATGTCCACGGTCGGCTTGTCCGACATGCCGAAAACCCGCTGTGTGAAGCGTCTTTCGATGTTCTCCAGCAGTCGCCCGAGCAGTTCCTCGACGATGACCGAGCGATCGGAGAAATACCGGTAGACCGTGCCGATGCTGACTCCGGCCTCCGCCGCGATGCGGTTCGTCGAGGTGTTGGCGATGCCGCGCTCACCGAAGAGCTGCGCGGCGGTGTCGAGTATGTGTTCCCTGGTCGCCTTGGCACGATCCTGTCTCGGGCGACGGCGCTGTCCCGCGGTTTTCGGCGGCATCGCGCTCTCCTGCCTGCTGTCGAAAGAAGATGAGCGTCGCTCAGTTTAAGCACAGTCCGCCCGCACCGTGGCGGAATCCGCGCCCGGAACCTGTTGGTCGGTTCGCCGTACTTGCGAATTCCCGGCCCGGCGCCGCCTCGATGGGGTGGAATGTGGGTGAACGGGAACAGGCAGCGTTGCCAGTGGAGGTGCGGTAGTGGCCGGTCGAGTGCCGAAGGGGCGTTTCGTACGGGGGAGCAGAATGGGCCGGCTCGCGGCCGGGCAGGCCGTCCGCGGGGTCGGGACCAGGCTGTCCATGATCGGCCGTCCCGAGCAGGCTCGGCAGGTGCTGGCCGAACGGGCCACGCTGCAGGCGGCACAGCAGTTCGTCACGGTGCTCGGCGCGATGAAGGGCGCGGCGATGAAATTGGGGCAGATGCTGTCGGTGCTCGACGTCGATCTGCTGCCGGAATCGCATCGCGAGATGTTCCGCGTCAAACTCGCCGAACTCCGCGACCAGGCGCCGACCGTGCCGTTCGGGCAGATGCGGGCGGTGCTCGAGGCCGATCTCGGGCCGCTCGGTCGGACCTTCCGGGATTTCGACGAGACACCGGTCGCGGCCGCCTCGATCGGCCAGGTGTATCGGGCCACGCTGCGCGACGGCCGGACGGTCGCGGTGAAGGTGAAGTATCCGGGCGTGGACGAGGCCGTGGAATCGGATATGCGCAACCTGGCCATGATCAGCAGGTTGTGGAAGTCCATTCTGCCGAGCGCGGCCGACGAGGACGTACTGGACGAGATCGCGCGCAATATCGGCACGGAACTCGATTATGTGCGCGAGGCCCGGACGCAGCACCGGGTGGCGACGCGCTACCGGGATCACCCGTTCATCACCGTGCCCGACAGCGTCGAGGAATGCTGCGGGCCGCACGTGCTCGTGACGGAATTCGTCGAAGGCGAATCGTTTTCGCAGCTGCGGCAATTGCCGGCGGCCGACCGGGACCGGATCGGGGAATTGATCTACCGCTTCTACATCACTCCCATCTTCGCCGACTACGAATTCTGCGGCGATCCCCATCCCGGCAATATCCTGCTCGCCGCCGACGGCCGGCTCGCCTTCGTGGATTTCGGGCTCTACAACACCATGGACGCCGTGTACGTGGAGGCCGAGCGCACGGCCATGCGCATGGCGTGTGAGCAACGCGCCGAGGATCTCTACGACACGTGGGTCGGCCGCGGCATCATCGACCCGAACGCGGGCGTGACCCCGCAGGAGTGCATGGAGTACGTCTGGGCCGCCGCCGGCTGGCACCTGCTCGACGAGGAGATCACCATCACCCCCGAACTCGCCACGGGCGCGGTCGTTCTGGCCATCGATCCGCGCGCGGCCAGCTTCCGCGGCATGCGCCGCCAGCACCTGCCCGCCGAGCACGTCTTCTCCCGCCGCGCCGACCTGTTCACTTTCGCGGCCCTCGGCCAACTCGTCACCACCAACAACTGGCATCGCCTGGCCCGCGAATGGCTCTACCACGAACCCCCGGCCACCGAGATCGGCCGCGCCTGCGCCGAGTGGCGGGCGAGCCGGTAGCGCGGTGAGGGGCATCGTTACGGCGACATGCCGACGAGTTCGGCGCTATCCGCCCACAGCGCCCGCGCCGCCTGGGGGTCGCGCGCCGACTCGGACGGTTGCGGCCAGGTGAGCACTCCTCTGCGCAGGGCGGCGTAGGTACGGCCGTCCGGGGGCGTGGCATGGCCGAGCGCCAGGTCGGCCAGGGCGGCACCGGCGGCCGCGGGCGTGTTGAAGTGACGGTTGAACGCACGCAGGGGGCGGGCGAGCGCGGGCGTGCCGAGCAGCGACCAGACGACCGGCAGCGGGAAGGCGAGGTTGCCTGCCAGACCGGTGCCGAAGACCTGGCCGGGGCAGTAGGCGATGGCGGTGAGGCGGCGGTGGGTGCCGCCGTACTCGGACAGTGCCCGCGCGGTCAGGACAGCGCACAGTTTGGCGGCGGTGTAGGCGTGCTGGCCCGCCTTTCTCGGCGTGGGATCCCGGCCGGGATCGCGGTCGGGGTGGGCGAGCAGCGTCGCGTCGGCGTGGCGCGGCGGCGTGAGACCGCCCTTGGTAGCGGGGTCGTGGGTGCCGCTCGTGGTCAGCACGACGGTCGCGGTGTCCGTCAGAAGGGGCAGCAGCAGGCGCAGCAGGAGGTAGTGGGCGAGGTGGTTGACGGCGAAGGTGGTCTCGAAGCCGTCGACCGTGCGGCCGTCGGCGTCGGGGCGGATCACGCCCGCGTTGAGCACCAGGGCGTCGATGCGGGTGTCTCCCAGGGTCTCGCGGACCTCGGTCGCGAAGGCGCGCACCGACGCCAGCTCGGTGAGGTCGAGCGGGAGAACCGCGCCTGTGGCCGTGCGGCGCGCGCCGAGAAGGAGCCGCGCGGAGTCCGTACATGCTATCCGGTCGGCCGCGATCGCACCGAAACCCGATGTGCCGCCGGTCATTACCATTACTGACATGCTTCCTCCGGGAAGCCCGTCGAATTGTGACGGTCTCGAATGTAGCGCCATGGCTCAGAAACCGATACCCGGACGGCCGGGCCGGGGTATGAGGCGGGCGGTGCGGCATCTGGTGGCGTAGCGGACCACCGGGCCCGCGAAGATTCCGGCGAGACGGGTGTAGGGCCAGATGCCGATCAGCAGCAGCACGGTCAGGGCGCGCAACCGGTGCAGGGCGGGGGCGTCGGCCATGGTCTCGGGTTTCGGGCGCAGGATGAAAAGTGAACGCGCCCAAGCGAACAGCGTTTCCGCGGGGCGGTAGTTGCCGTCGAGGGAGTTCGGGTCGAAGCGCACCAGGATGCCGGACAGGACGACCGCGGTCAGGACCGGGAGCGTCAGCCGGTCCAGCGGGGTGACCGGCGCGCGGTAGGCGCCGGCGATCATCGGCGGCAGGAACACCAGGACCGCCCCGGCCGCGGCGGTCGGCCCGGCCACCATCTCGACCCCGGCCGGGATCGCGTGCAGGACGCCGCGCGGGTGATCGTGCGGTCCGGAGGTGGCGACATCGGTGACGCGGGCGGCCAGCACGAGGACGGTTCCGAGGCGAAAGGCGTTGGCGCCGTAGCGTTCCAGTCGGTCGATGTCCGGGCCGCCACCGGCCGGGTGGAAGCGGTCGTGGCGGTATCGCCACACATTGCCGAGTACGAAGGACACGACAGCGCAGTAGGGCAGGACGACCCAGAGCAGAACCGGCACGGTTCGTCATCGCCTTCCGGAGTGGGGGAACTGGTGCACCACGGTCGCAGAGGCGCAAACTCCGAGCTAGGGGCCAAAGACACCTACCGAGGCGGCTCATCGGGACAAGCGCGCCCCCATTGCCGCAGGAAAGCCCGTGCCGCGTCGAGGTGCTGCCGCTGCAACCCGGTGTGCCGGTCGACCGGGATCAGCCGGGTGGGCGCCCCGGAGTCGCTGCGCCGTTCGGCCCAGCTCCCGTCTGCCGGTTGGAACTCGTCGTCGAACCAGCACAGCGGCCGCCGGCCCGCCCAGCGGTCGATCGTGGGCAACTTGCCGTGCCGGCCGTCGCGATGCCGGATACCGGTGTCCTCGAAGACGATCACCTCGAGCGCGGGCAGCCCGAGCAGCGGGCCGAGGAGGCGGTCGGCCTCATGCTCCCAGGCGGTGGCCCACACCAGATCGGCGTTCGTCTCCTGCGCCAGTCGCAGCAGGTCGCGCCCGCGCTCGGGATGCAGCAGCACCCGCTGCTCGATCGGGGGCACGGCCGGGATGATCCGGTGCGACACCACGAAGGGCAGGTAGCCGGTGGGCGGCGGCCGGCCCCGGCGCGGATAGGGATTCAGCGGGCCGTCGACATCCAGAAGTATTGCCGCACGCGGTGATTCGACCATGCGCATCCTCCCCGAATTCGGCAAGTTTACCCGGTCCGGACGCTCGGCGGGCGGATAGCCGGCGAAACGCTCGGCTGTGCGGTGGGCCTCCGGCTGCCGCTGGTTCGGCGAATCCGCGCTGGTGACGCCGAGATTGTGGCACCATTCGAAGTAGGTAACGGTCGGGCGTCGAGGAGATCGGTCCGAATCGGGTGACTCGGCGACCGGCGAACTTCGGACCACACACAGGATCGCGGCAGGGCCGATCATCGGCCCTCATTCCCAGGAGCCCGCTATGTCGGATCCGTCGCACACCAGAATCTGCCTGACCGGGACGGCGTCGCGCGCGCCGATGGTCAGCCTGTTCCTCGTCCCAGAGCCGCGCGTGCGCGGCGCCTGCATGCTGCACCTGCTCGAGCAGGCGCCGGTCGACGACGCACCCCGCCCCGACCCGGAACTGATCGCCTCCGTCGAGGCCCGTCACCTGCCCGGCGCCCGGGCCCGGCTGCTCGAAGTCGAACCGGTCCGCGCGTCCGCGCCGCAACTGCGCACCGTGTACCACGACCACTACATCGCCGACGGCCCACTCGGGCTGGACACCGGTGATCCGGCCGAGCTGGCGCGCCTGTCGATGCTGCCCGAGCATCCGATCGGCCCGCGCCGCATCGACGACTTCGAGGATCACTCGGTCCGGCAGGCGATGCTGGCCGTGTACCGCTATTTCGGTGTGGACCAGCGCATTCCGCTGATGTACCACGGATTCGCCGATCCGGGCGGCGGGTGGCTGGCGTTGCGCACGGCCGTCGCCTGAGGGCTCGGTCGGCGGGCGGCCTGGTAGCGGGAAACGTGCGGTGTCAGCGTGCGGTGACGAAGCCCTGCGCGACCAGCCAGTCGCGAGCGACGTCGGCCGGTTCCTGGCCCTCGACGTCCACCTTGCGGTTGAGTTCGGTGATGCTCTCGTTGGTCAGCTGCGCGGTGATCGGGGCCATCACCTCGGCGACCTGAGGATGTGCGGTGGCGAAGGATTCGCGCATCACCAGCGCCGCGTTGTACTTCGGGAAGAACTTCAGATCGTCGTCCAGCAGTTTCAGGTTCAGGGCCGGGATGCGGCCGTCGGTGGCGGCCACCGAACCGAACTGGCAGGTGCCGTCGGCCGTCGCCGGGTACACCAGCGAATCCTGCATGACCTGCTTGCGCACCTTGCCCATGTCGACGCCGTACTTGCGGACCAGGCCGGGGAAGCCGTCCTGCCGGACGCTGAATTCGGTTCCGACACAGGTGGTTCCGGTGGCCGGGTCGGTGTTCACCAGGCGGGCGTAGTCCGACAGGGTGGTGGCGCCGGTCCGCTGCTGGGCCGGTCCGCTGGTGACGAGCGCGTAGGTGTTGTTCATCGGGGCCAGGTCGGCCCACACCATGCCGTGCTCGGCGCGGTCCTGGTCGCGGACCGCCTCGAACTGCGCGACCGAATCCGGGACGGGGGTCTCGTTGCCGAGGTAGTTGATCCAGCCGGTGCCGGTGTAGTCGAACGCGACATCGACCTGCCCGTGCAGTTGGGCATCGCGCAGGCTGTTGGAGCCGGTGATGGCGGTCAGGTCGCGGACCTCCGCCCCGGCGGCGCTGAGCGCGAATTCGATCAGGTAGCCCAGGATGATCTGCTCGGTGAAGTCCTTGGAGCCCACGATGACTCGCACCCCGTCGAGTTCGGGGACAGGCTGAATGCTGCCGGGCCCGACCCGCAACGGCACCGCGCCCCCGGCCTCCAGCCCGCATCCGCACAGCAGCAGCCCCACCGCAGTCAGCGCGGCTATTGCCTTGGCCCCCACCGAGACAGGCCGTTGCCGCGCCGACGCGGACCGTCGCCTTGCCGCCGAGGTCTGTCGCCTTGCCGCCGAGGTCTGTTGGCTTGCTGGCGTGGGTTGTTGGTGTGCTGCTGTGGGCGGTTGGTTCGCTGGCGTGAGGTGTTGGTGTGCCGTTGTAGGCGGTTGGCTTGCTGGCGTGGGGGGTTGGCCTGCCGCTGTCGGCCATCGCCGCGCCGGCGCAGGCGGTGGAGTTCGTGACGGGAAGTTGGGAGTGCTCATCGCAGCCCCCTCGGTCCGAGGAAGCGTTCGGCGAGGGCGCCGAGCCAATCCACCAGGAGGGCCAGGGCGACGGCGAGGAGTGCGCCTACCCATAGCGTTACGTTGTCGCGCAGTTTGTAGCCGGTGTCGATAAGGATGCCCAGGCCGCCCGCGCTGACCAGGAACGACAGCGTCGCGGTGCCGACCGCCAGCACCAGCGAGGTGCGCAGGCCGGCCAGGATGTAGGGCACCGCGAGCGGAAACTCGATGCGGCGCAACACCGTAACGGCCGACATGCCCTGGCCGCGTCCGGCGTCCACGAGCGTCGGATCGACCTGCTGGTAGCCGAGGATGGTGTTGCGCAGCACCGGAAGCAGCGAATACAGCGCGATCGGCCCCACGCCGACCCAGAAGCCGGTGTGCTCGGTCCACAGGTAGGTCAGCACGATGAGCCCGATCGTGGGCGCGGCCGAACCCAGGTTCGCGATACCCACGAACAGCGGCGCCGCCCGCCGGTATCGGGCGCGCGTCAGCAGCGTGCCCAGCGGTACCGCCACCAGCACGACGATCACCATGACGGTCAGGGTGATGACCACGTGCTCGCGGGTGGCGGTGGCGATGTTGTCGGCGTTCATGCTGGCCTGCTGGGTGGCGGTCAGCGTGCGGCCGAATCCCCACCAGAGCACGCCGACGGCCAGCGCGAGCGCCAGCAGCGGCTGGGCGAACAGTCGGATGCGTTCGGCCCGCCGCTCCGGGTGCCCAGTGGCGACGCTCATGTCCGCGGGCCCGGTTCGGTTGTGGCGCTGGTGTGTTCGGCGCGCATCTCGGACAGGTGCGCCACCAGGGTGTCGATGGTGATCAGGCCCGCGTATTCGCCGCGACGGCCGGTGACGACGGCGTGGGCGTTGCTCTCGGCCAGCAGCACCTCGAGCGCCCCCTGCAGCGACGAGCGCAGCGCGACCGTGCCGGTGACGGGCAGCCCGGCCGCGCGCAGCGAGGTCGCCTGCGCGAGCAGGGCATCCGAGACCCACCGCAGCGGACGGCGTTGGGCGTCGAGCACCAGGCCCCATTTCCACTCCCGCTCGGCGAGCGCGGCGCGCAGCGGCTGCACCTCGTCGGATTCCAGGGCGGTGGGGCACTGCCCGAGCGCCACGTCCTGCACCCGGACCAGCGTGAGCTGCTTGAGCGCGGCGTCGGCGCCGACGAATCCGGCCACCGTCTCGTCGGCCGGTTCGGCCAGGATCGCGGCGGGGGTGTCGTACTGCAGAATCCGGGACCGGTTGCCCAGCACCGCGATTCGGTCACCGAGCTTGACCGCCTCGTTGAAATCGTGGGTGACGAACACGATCGTCTTGTGCAGTTCGGCCTGCAGGCGCAGCAACTCGTCCTGCAGCAGGCCGCGGGTGATCGGGTCGACGGCGCCGAACGGCTCGTCCATCAGCAGCACCGGCGGGTCGGCGGCCAGCGCCCGGGCCACGCCGACGCGCTGCTGCTGCCCGCCGGACAGCTGGCGCGGGTAGCGGTCGCGGAAGGTGGCGGGGTCCAGCCCGACCAGTTCGAGCATCTCGTCGACGCGGATGGCGATCCGCGCGCGGTTCCAGCCGAGCAGCCCGGGCACCGTCGCGATATTGCGCGCCACCGTCATGTGCGGGAACAGCCCGGCCTGCTGGATCGAATAGCCGACCTGCCGGCGCAGCTGGTCGGCGTTCACCGCGGTCACGTCGCGTCCGGCGATGGTGATGGTGCCCGACGTCGGCTCGATGAGGCGGTTGATCATGCGCATGGTGGTGGTCTTGCCGCAGCCCGACGGGCCCACGAATACCACGATCTCACCGGCGGGAATGGTGAGCGAGATGTTGTCGACGGCCGGATCCCGTTGTCCCGGATAGTGTTTGGTCACCGAGTCGAGGACGATCTCGGCGCGGGGATGCTCCGCGGCGGCGGGTGCGGTCTCAGTCACGGATTCCCCTCGCAGTGGTGAGCCGGCCGACGAGCACGAGCACGGCGTCGAGCAGCAGCGCCAGCACGATGATCAGCACCGTGCCCGTCAGCGCCATCGGCACCGCGGTGGGGCTGCCGAGCCGGGCCAGGCCGGAGAAGATCAGGTTGCCCAGACCCGGGCCCTTGGCGTAGGCGGCCATGGCGAGAATGCCCATGCTCAGCTGGGTGCTGACCCGGATGCCCGCCAGGATCGACGGCCACGCCAGCGGCAGTTCGATGCGGGCCAGGATGCGCAGGCGGTTCATGCCCACGCCGCGCGCGGCATCGGCGACGGCCGGGTCGACGCCGGCCAGGCCGATGATGGTGTTGCGCAGGATCGGCAGCAGCGCGTACAGCACCAGGGCCACGACGGTCGGCGCGACACCCAGGCCCAGGGCCGGAATGAGCAGGCCCAGCAGGGCGAACGAGGGCACCGTCAGGATGATGCTGGCGGCCGCTGTGGACAGCGCCGAACCCCACGGGCTGCGGTGCACCGCGATACCGGCCAGCACGGCCACCACGGTGGCGAGCAGCACCGACTGCACGACGGCGGAGACGTGCAGGTAGGAATCGGTCAGCAGCTGGTTTCGGTGGTCGACGACGAAGGTCCACAGCGTGTCCAGGGTCAGCCCTCCCGCATCCTCGACGTCCGGGCAGAGTGTAGCGACACAGAAGGGGACGGTATGGCATTTCCGGCGGTTTGTCGCGGTAGCGCCATCCGGTCCGGACACTCGGCGGTCGTTCCCGCGAATCGGGCTGCGGCCCTGGTCGTTCCGCCGTTGGAGGCCGAATGACGGCGCAACCGGACACAGTGGGACAGCTATGCCTCTTGACGGTCGGCCCGGCGGCTCGGGATGCTCATCCGGCCGTCCTGCGCAGTGCGGCCAGTAATGCCCGGCGGGGACGGCACGAGCAGACGATCGCACCATGCCGGTGCGGACGGCGCGTGCCGACAGGGCACGGCTGCCTCCCGGCGGCAGCGGACCGGCGGTCGATGCGCACCGACCGCCGGTTTCGCGTACTGCCGCCCCGTCGGGAACCGCGAGGCTCTCCCGGTCGTCTTACTCTGTGACGGCCCGGGGAGGGGAGCGGAGATGACAGGACGCACGCGGACGCGATCGTGGTGGCTCGTGGCGGGGGTGATAATCGTGCTCGCCGTCGTCGCGGTGGGCGGGGTGTGGTGGCAGCATAGTTCGGGCCCGCGGCCGATCGCCGGTGAGCGGCTCACGGCCTTCCCCGATATCGACTCCTCCGGGCTGGATCCCGGCCGGTCCCGGATCATCGCCGTGGCCCGCGCCGAATTCGCCCACCCCGGCGACGGGCGCAAGTACGCCGAAGGGGTCGAGGAGGCGTGGTGCGCCGACTTCGTCAGCTGGGTGCTGCGGGAGGCCGGAATGCCGCTGGCCA from Nocardia wallacei carries:
- a CDS encoding glycine betaine ABC transporter substrate-binding protein, with amino-acid sequence MGAKAIAALTAVGLLLCGCGLEAGGAVPLRVGPGSIQPVPELDGVRVIVGSKDFTEQIILGYLIEFALSAAGAEVRDLTAITGSNSLRDAQLHGQVDVAFDYTGTGWINYLGNETPVPDSVAQFEAVRDQDRAEHGMVWADLAPMNNTYALVTSGPAQQRTGATTLSDYARLVNTDPATGTTCVGTEFSVRQDGFPGLVRKYGVDMGKVRKQVMQDSLVYPATADGTCQFGSVAATDGRIPALNLKLLDDDLKFFPKYNAALVMRESFATAHPQVAEVMAPITAQLTNESITELNRKVDVEGQEPADVARDWLVAQGFVTAR
- a CDS encoding ABC transporter permease — translated: MDTLWTFVVDHRNQLLTDSYLHVSAVVQSVLLATVVAVLAGIAVHRSPWGSALSTAAASIILTVPSFALLGLLIPALGLGVAPTVVALVLYALLPILRNTIIGLAGVDPAVADAARGVGMNRLRILARIELPLAWPSILAGIRVSTQLSMGILAMAAYAKGPGLGNLIFSGLARLGSPTAVPMALTGTVLIIVLALLLDAVLVLVGRLTTARGIRD
- a CDS encoding ABC transporter ATP-binding protein, producing the protein MTETAPAAAEHPRAEIVLDSVTKHYPGQRDPAVDNISLTIPAGEIVVFVGPSGCGKTTTMRMINRLIEPTSGTITIAGRDVTAVNADQLRRQVGYSIQQAGLFPHMTVARNIATVPGLLGWNRARIAIRVDEMLELVGLDPATFRDRYPRQLSGGQQQRVGVARALAADPPVLLMDEPFGAVDPITRGLLQDELLRLQAELHKTIVFVTHDFNEAVKLGDRIAVLGNRSRILQYDTPAAILAEPADETVAGFVGADAALKQLTLVRVQDVALGQCPTALESDEVQPLRAALAEREWKWGLVLDAQRRPLRWVSDALLAQATSLRAAGLPVTGTVALRSSLQGALEVLLAESNAHAVVTGRRGEYAGLITIDTLVAHLSEMRAEHTSATTEPGPRT
- a CDS encoding CHAP domain-containing protein, which gives rise to MTGRTRTRSWWLVAGVIIVLAVVAVGGVWWQHSSGPRPIAGERLTAFPDIDSSGLDPGRSRIIAVARAEFAHPGDGRKYAEGVEEAWCADFVSWVLREAGMPLANPNSGSWRIPGVYTLQEYYESEQRFAAADSGYQPRPGDVVLYDSSSPFGQHTNIVLAADAATLTTIGGNEQGDIRIHRYIRAEVPGMVGFGRS
- a CDS encoding ABC transporter permease; the protein is MSVATGHPERRAERIRLFAQPLLALALAVGVLWWGFGRTLTATQQASMNADNIATATREHVVITLTVMVIVVLVAVPLGTLLTRARYRRAAPLFVGIANLGSAAPTIGLIVLTYLWTEHTGFWVGVGPIALYSLLPVLRNTILGYQQVDPTLVDAGRGQGMSAVTVLRRIEFPLAVPYILAGLRTSLVLAVGTATLSFLVSAGGLGILIDTGYKLRDNVTLWVGALLAVALALLVDWLGALAERFLGPRGLR